From a region of the Odontesthes bonariensis isolate fOdoBon6 chromosome 2, fOdoBon6.hap1, whole genome shotgun sequence genome:
- the LOC142400686 gene encoding uncharacterized protein LOC142400686, protein MCYLKTPFGYDVQHDLEINYICLFSPFRICVTSFACPSSRGHLRNHEVVVCPYSNCSFRTKLARSGCAEVSINAGKRSRTNPENDYPHSNIKRARRAEVNFLPNFPRGENEATLEEMRAQIKQETEKTERDQVLIEKLMQTTFALRRQYIVQGSPRVRELLDNWPGLRMQSQVFAEFHRITNVNLRNQFYCELDRYTPKIVALYQQKSSRTGKGAEALREMLRIYDLEEEHDINMRRSLALRALPVYLQQDDTEFFKTCNGVDEMETTDTPLALVSVVPDSTGPISFSPENISIVIEDEVVMSQLPRLADAFVVLLGLIYALHLDYPK, encoded by the exons ATGTGTTATTTAAAAACACCATTTGGTTATGACGTTCAGCATGATTTAGAAATAAACTACATTTGTTTATTCTCTCCCTTCAGGATTTGTGTGACCTCTTTTGCTTGCCCCAGTTCAAG GGGTCATTTAAGAAATCACGAGGTGGTAGTATGCCCATACAGTAACTGCAGTTTTCGCACTAAGTTGGCCAGATCTGGTTGTGCAGAAGTCTCCATCAATGCAGGCAAGAGGAGCCGAACCAACCCTGAAAATGATTATCCTCATTCCAACATCAAAAGAGCCAGAAGAGCCGAGGTGAATTTTCTGCCTAACTTCCCCAGAGGAGAGAATGAGGCAACCTTGGAGGAAATGAGAGCACAAATCAAACAGGAGACTGAAAAGACTGAGAGAGACCAGGTACTGATAGAAAAGCTTATGCAGACAACCTTTGCTCTACGCCGCCAATACATTGTTCAAGGAAGTCCACGGGTTCGGGAATTGCTAGATAACTGGCCGGGCCTGCGAATGCAGTCACAG GTGTTTGCAGAGTTCCATCGCATTACAAATGTGAATCTACGCAACCAGTTTTACTGTGAACTTGACCGATACACACCAAAAATAGTTGCACTGTATCAACAGAAGTCCTCAAGGACTGGAAAGGGAGCAGAAGCACTGCGAGAGATGCTAAGAATTTATGACTTGGAG GAAGAACATGACATCAACATGCGACGGAGTCTGGCTCTTCGTGCACTTCCAGTGTATCTCCAGCAGGATGACACTGAATTCTTCAAAACCTGTAAC GGTGTAGATGAGATGGAGACCACTGACACACCGCTAGCGCTTGTCTCTGTGGTCCCTGACTCCACGGGTCCCATCAGCTTCAGCCCTGAGAACATATCCATTGTGATAGAGGATGAAGTTGTTATGAGCCAGCTTCCCAGGTTGGCTGATGCATTTGTGGTGCTGCTTGGTTTAATCTATGCATTACACTTAGATTATCCAAAGTAA